A region of Spodoptera frugiperda isolate SF20-4 chromosome 26, AGI-APGP_CSIRO_Sfru_2.0, whole genome shotgun sequence DNA encodes the following proteins:
- the LOC118264730 gene encoding uncharacterized protein LOC118264730: MSAPKVWSKFSVNKGGDTINLRVVDMPESLTEEVLTSYINYFMKEDSMCKAAGVLKNPEAIEELRATMLEFAKDEGFHGVICCLDNGDDPIKEFIGASMMTLESKQESMPEFKIKTEELNKMYDIYFGLEAYYDEAKELGLDSYFSDRGLFVHSEYRNLGIEQELFKVRRLICKERGISVVGAWMTTQDLEKAAEGDGWEVGCEVKYEELGQKYGVNLEADTASLKYMFARTK, encoded by the exons ATGTCAGCTCCAAAAGTTTGGTCCAAATTCTCTGTCAACAAGGGAGGTGATACCATCAATCTACGTGTAGTGGACATGCCTGAGAGTCTCACTGAAGAAGTCTTGACTtcttatattaattactttatgaaGGAAGATTCTATGTGCAAAGCAGCTG GAGTTCTCAAAAATCCAGAAGCAATTGAAGAATTGCGTGCTACTATGTTAGAATTCGCAAAAGATGAAGGATTTCACGGTGTAATCTGCTGTTTGGACAATGGAGACGATCCAATCAAGGAATTTATTGGAGCATCTATGATGACTTTGGAGTCAAAGCAAGAATCTATGCCCGAG tttaaaatcaaaacagaAGAATTGAACAAAATGTATGATATATATTTTGGCCTGGAGGCTTATTACGATGAAGCCAAAGAGTTAGGTTTGGACAGTTACTTCAGTGACAGAGGACTATTTGTTCATTCTGAGTATAGAAACCTGGGCATTGAGCAGGAGCTCTTTAAAGTCAG gcGTTTGATATGTAAAGAACGAGGTATATCGGTGGTAGGAGCCTGGATGACAACACAAGACTTAGAGAAAGCCGCTGAAGGTGACGGCTGGGAAGTTGGGTGTGAAGTTAAATATGAGGAACTCGGACAAAAATATGGAGTCAATTTGGAAGCCGACACTGCTTCGTTGAAATATATGTTTgctagaacaaaataa
- the LOC118264347 gene encoding uncharacterized protein LOC118264347: MSASPKVWSKFSAKRKDGSVLNLRIMEMPRVPSVQEKVLDLLMTYFVPEEHTMVAAGVADSEEAMQEMSEFQNHALNMESMHIVICCSDTEDDQIGDIMGCSMMMFVRKEDPTPEFKFRTKEMEKVMEIVMEGFVASYDEMKVFDLDLGLIARGISVHPKYRGLGIAQEFLRTRRLICKEYGIPINGAWMTAIGTQIAAERDGWETVCELQHADLEKKFNVKYAEEPPSTKFMIARIQLLLDMSVVLKEWSKFSVTRKDGSVLKLRTVQIHLDSSVMDNVLQCYLHYFMVEETNYIAARIPESEEAMEEVAEFVRSRSVLTDGEPHVVVCCFDNGDDENIEVLGASIMALVRKDNPPPQLELKSKESLKLMEIMGSLMEIYDEMKVFNLDPCFSDRGLVVCPEYRGLGIAQELLKVRRLMCKEYGIPINGAWMTSYGTQKAAERDGWETVCELQYEDLEKKFNVTYPRNPPTTKFMIARIPL, translated from the exons aTGTCTGCGTCTCCCAAAGTGTGGTCAAAGTTCTCAGCGAAGAGGAAAGATGGCAGTGTGCTAAATTTACGTATAATGGAAATGCCTAGAGTTCCTAGTGTACAAGAAAAAGTTTTAGACTTACTTATGACATATTTCGTACCAGAGGAACATACTATGGTTGCAGCAG GAGTAGCAGACAGTGAAGAAGCGATGCAAGAAATGTCTGAATTTCAAAATCATGCGTTGAATATGGAGTCCATGCATATTGTGATCTGCTGCTCCGACACCGAGGACGATCAGATCGGTGACATTATGGGATGCTCAATGATGATGTTTGTAAGAAAAGAAGACCCAACCCCAGAG TTTAAGTTTAGAACGAAGGAAATGGAGAAAGTCATGGAAATAGTGATGGAAGGCTTCGTGGCAAGTTACGATGAAATGAAAGTATTCGATTTAGACCTCGGCTTAATCGCTAGAGGTATCAGTGTGCACCCCAAATACAGAGGACTTGGGATTGCTCAGGAATTCCTTAGGACCAG GCGGCTTATATGCAAAGAGTACGGTATACCTATCAACGGAGCCTGGATGACAGCAATTGGCACACAGATAGCTGCAGAGCGTGATGGCTGGGAGACTGTCTGCGAGCTCCAACACGCAGATTTGGAGAAGAAGTTTAACGTGAAATACGCTGAAGAACCTCCTTCCACTAAATTCATGATCGCTAGAATACAACTTT tattagACATGTCAGTGGTTCTCAAAGAATGGTCTAAGTTCTCAGTGACCAGGAAAGATGGCAGTGTTCTCAAATTACGCACAGTGCAAATACATTTGGATTCAAGTGTAATGGATAATGTACTACAATGTtaccttcattattttatggTCGAGGAGACCAATTATATTGCAGCAA gAATACCAGAGAGCGAAGAAGCAATGGAAGAAGTGGCAGAATTCGTACGAAGCAGAAGTGTGCTAACTGACGGCGAACCACATGTTGTAGTTTGTTGTTTTGATAATGGAGACGATGAGAACATTGAAGTTTTAGGGGCGTCAATAATGGCATTAGTAAGAAAAGATAATCCACCGCCACAG CTAGAATTGAAATCGAAAGAAAGTCTGAAGCTCATGGAGATAATGGGAAGTTTAATGGAAATTTACGATGAAATGAAAGTATTCAACTTAGACCCCTGCTTCAGTGATAGGGGGCTGGTTGTATGCCCTGAGTACAGGGGCCTTGGGATTGCACAGGAACTTCTTAAAGTCAG ACGTCTAATGTGTAAGGAGTACGGTATACCTATCAACGGAGCctggatgacgtcatacggcACACAGAAGGCTGCGGAGCGTGATGGCTGGGAGACTGTCTGCGAGCTCCAGTATGAGGACTTGGAGAAGAAGTTCAACGTCACATACCCAAGAAACCCACCAACCACTAAATTTATGATTGCAAGAATAcctctttaa
- the LOC126912551 gene encoding craniofacial development protein 2-like encodes MSAQAAPSYLGGGKIPDGDVLCHTSRLVSPCVGRKRAEDCLFATLNVCGGVEGKMVEICEMMNMRKIDVLGVSETKRKDGVATTHGQYFAYWSSVASSRRGSQGVGVILSERMNECVKGYKCVNPRILWIRLKIGLTKLFIVSAYAPDMSKPVGVREEFWDNLRDVLNECKENERIIMLGDFNGWVGVARDGYERVLGRFGDERVNENGECLLGICVEKKLLVTNTIFSHKKIHMYTWQRHTERSMIDFVIVDERLRTKIKDSRVYRGTNVGSDHFLVIARIAGLAMKWRHRPRIRVPGIERVRVERLREEKACDEYRKLLNERTRELLEGEEWNIEEFWKELKDAVIAVATQVCGVSKRKNPGSKRNEWWDDEVKEVIEQKKKAWLDLLASKANRRMLYLIV; translated from the coding sequence ATGAGTGCTCAGGCAGCCCCGTCGTATCTGGGGGGGGGCAAAATTCCCGACGGCGACGTGCTCTGCCACACGTCACGTCTTGTCTCCCCGTGCGTAGGCAGAAAGCGGGCTGAGGATTGCCTTTTTGCCACACTGAATGTGTGTGGAGGTGTAGAAGGTAAAATGGTAGAGATATGTGAGATGATGAACATGAGAAAGATTGATGTGTTAGGAGTGAGTGAGACTAAAAGAAAGGATGGTGTAGCTACCACCCATGGCCAATACTTTGCGTACTGGTCTAGTGTGGCAAGTTCCCGGAGGGGCAGCCAGGGGGTGGGAGTTATACTATCtgaaagaatgaatgaatgtgtgaAAGGGTATAAATGTGTTAATCCCAGAATACTTTGGATTCGCCTCAAAATAGGCTTGACCAAATTATTTATAGTCAGTGCCTACGCCCCAGACATGTCAAAGCCAGTTGGGGTGAGGGAAGAATTCTGGGATAACTTGAGAGATGTACTGAATGAATGTAAAGAGAATGAAAGAATAATTATGCTAGGGGATTTTAATGGATGGGTTGGGGTGGCACGCGATGGGTACGAAAGAGTTTTAGGGCGATTTGGAGATGAAAGAGTGAATGAGAATGGGGAATGTCTTCTGGGTATATGTGTCGAGAAAAAACTTCTTGTGACCAATACAATATTTAGTCACAAGAAAATCCACATGTATACATGGCAGAGACATACAGAAAGGAGTATGATTGATTTTGTGATTGTAGATGAACGATTGAGGACGAAAATTAAAGATTCCAGGGTGTACCGTGGTACGAATGTCGGTAGTGACCACTTCCTCGTTATAGCTAGAATAGCGGGACTGGCGATGAAGTGGAGACATCGGCCACGGATAAGGGTGCCTGGAATTGAGAGAGTGAGAGTGGAACGATTGAGAGAAGAGAAAGCCTGTGATGAGTATAGAAAATTGTTAAATGAAAGGACTAGAGAGCTACTGGAAGGTGAGGAATGGAATATAGAAGAATTTTGGAAAGAATTGAAGGACGCAGTGATCGCAGTAGCTACTCAAGTATGTGGTGTAAGCAAGAGAAAGAACCCTGGAAGCAAAAGAAATGAATGGTGGgatgatgaagtgaaagaggtgaTAGAGCAAAAGAAGAAAGCTTGGCTCGATCTATTAGCGTCAAAAGCAAATAGAAGAATGCTATATCTGATAGTATGA
- the LOC126912550 gene encoding uncharacterized protein LOC126912550, whose product MSDTVIKTLLYADDQVLIASSAEELQRMITVMNDAFERKGMKVNVNKTKVLVIERNELVTECQVMIGDEKLEQVNEFVYLGSLFTRDGKCEGDIERRVKAGNSVNGALHSVMSSKIISSKARLAVIQRVLAPTLMYGSESWVWQKKHESRINAVEMRALRNKESD is encoded by the exons ATGAGTGACACAGTGATCAAAACATTGTTGTACGCCGACGACCAGGTACTTATTGCCTCATCGGCCGAAGAACTACAACGAATGATCACTGTGATGAATGATGCCTTTGAAAGGAAAGGTATGAAAGTCAATGTGAACAAGACGAAAGTGTTGGTGATAGAAAGGAATGAATTAGTAACAGAATGCCAGGTAATGATAGGTGATGAAAAATTGGAACAAGTGAATGAGTTTGTGTACCTAGGTTCTTTATTTACGAGAGATGGAAAGTGTGAGGGAGATATTGAAAGGAGAGTGAAAGCGGGAAATAGTGTCAATGGTGCTTTACACTCTGTAATGTCGAGTAAAATTATATCCAGCAAAGCTCGACTTGCGGTAATACAGCGTGTACTAGCACCTACACTTATGTATGGTAGTGAATCATGGGTGTGGCAGAAGAAGCATGAAAGCAGGATTAATGCGGTGGAAATGAGAGCCTTGAGAA ACAAAGAGTCCGATtaa